A part of Drosophila ananassae strain 14024-0371.13 chromosome 2R, ASM1763931v2, whole genome shotgun sequence genomic DNA contains:
- the LOC6506988 gene encoding FH1/FH2 domain-containing protein 3 isoform X7, whose protein sequence is MIVKMEPDELITFRVQYLVDSDPLSACTAFPIPVRAPTYAFTTTMPLANQLGTILRLLNAPQSIDDAAIQVYKDGDYGAYLDLESSLAEQTEEIEGLNASRKNSLVVRTQLNVRVQAIIEKLLSSEGSDLRRALFSLKQVFQEDKDLVHAFVALGGLNCLVRVGNCADQNYQNYILRALGQVMLYVDGMNGVMKHEPTMQWLYSLIASNYRSVVKTALKLLLVFVEYAESNCYVLVRAIHSVDATQGTLPWSNIMRLLKDYDNADAELVIYATSLINKALAGLNDQDSFYDESDLLEQQGMETVIQRYMSKPGTDLDLLDQLQLYEAVLKFEDGESDGQRLPQNSMRKTQRYRPGSNTTERRKSRRHSTDNSPAPLTKVLPTTVLRMTPTQGILDEDSSGSTNSTEFSGGLFSEKKPRDGAGVTPGLRRRRERAERHKSFLKEQQEAAANGIFAALEQREGLDVESEDKQLLMQLKRDHTVKDLTQRLTNLPMSPTQEHPANRAIVGDMSGLISKAKEGLAKSKSKGEISRSSSVDQELKKSEPKKSENELHWEELVRNMTRPLNLCDLDFTDLQDDDEKDVLAPRGLGAGIPPPPPPLGGVIAPPPMMPPSLAPPPMFSYGGSLTNSVNSSLNGSVNGELMNGNNTIKKNKKTVKLFWKEVREDMIPQVVGKTIWDELPDANVDTQKLEHLFESRAKDLMTKKQQELNKSKEIIVLDHKRSNAINIAITKLPPPRAIKAAILKMDATVVTREGIDKLLNMLPTDEERGKIQEAQLSNPELPLGSAEQFLLTLASISELGARLKLWAFRLDFDNSEREIAEPLMDLKQGIEILRQNRTFRCILSTLLSVGIFLNGAPVKGFQIEYLAKVPEVKDTVHKHSLLHHLCHMVMESSSDTSDLYSEIGPITRASKADFTDLAHNLNQLEAECKASWDRLKLIAKHDCPPPLKQKLVDFLADCAERIIILQIVHRRVMNRYRKFLLWLGMPQHSVAESRPNEFCRTLSEFALEYRTTRERVQQQLEKKANHRERNKTRGKLIIDMAKFKTKEDVADAELKQLLGTPSADQADGTLTWRRRRAEQLRSPISRQSEEFTDGDDEILESLVKTATKAPGTRTTPRERKRTRHADRKSLRRTLKNGLTDEEKQHVAALIQTY, encoded by the exons ATGATTGTGAAAATGGAGCCAGACGAACTGATCACGTTCCGTGTACAGTATCTGGTGGATAGCGATCCATTATCCGCCTGCACCGCCTTCCCGATTCCGGTCCGGGCCCCCACCTATGCCTTCACCACCACCATGCCCCTGGCCAACCAGCTGGGCACCATCCTCCGGCTGCTGAACGCTCCGCAAAGT ATCGATGATGCGGCCATTCAGGTCTACAAGGATGGCGACTACGGGGCCTATTTGGATCTGGAGTCGTCGCTGGCGGAGCAGACCGAGGAGATCGAGGGCCTCAACGCCAG CCGCAAGAACTCCCTGGTGGTGCGAACGCAGCTCAATGTCCGCGTGCAGGCGATTATTG AGAAACTCCTATCGTCGGAGGGCAGCGACCTTCGGCGGGCCCTCTTCTCGCTGAAGCAGGTGTTCCAGGAGGATAAGGATCTGGTGCACGCCTTCGTGGCCCTCGGCGGACTCAATTGCCTGGTGCGCGTGGGCAATTGTGCGGATCAAAACTATCAGAACTACATTCTGCGCGCCCTCGGCCAG GTCATGCTCTATGTGGACGGGATGAACGGCGTGATGAAGCATGAGCCGACGATGCAGTGGCTCTACTCGCTGATTGCCTCCAATTACCGGTCCGTGGTGAAGACCGCCCTCAAGCTGTTGCTGGTCTTTGTGGAGTACGCCGAGTCCAACTGCTATGTGCTGGTCAGGGCCATCCACTCGGTGGATGCCACCCAGGGCACCCTGCCCTGGTCGAACATAATGAG ACTGTTGAAGGACTATGATAATGCCGATGCCGAGCTGGTGATCTATGCCACGTCCTTGATCAACAAGGCTCTGGCGGGCTTGAACGACCAGGATAGCTTCTATGATGAGAGTGATCTGCTGGAGCAGCAGGGCATGGAGACTGTGATCCAGCGCTACATGTCCAAGCCAGGCACCGATTTGGATCTACTGGACCAGCTGCAGCTCTACGAGGCGGTTTTAAA ATTCGAGGATGGGGAATCGGATGGTCAGCGCCTGCCACAGAACTCGATGCGCAAGACCCAACGCTATCGTCCTGGCAGCAACACCACGGAGCGACGCAAGTCACGTCGCCACAGCACGGACAACAGCCCGGCCCCACTCACCAAGGTCCTGCCCACCACAGTGCTGAGGATGACTCCCACCCAGGGCATACTGGATGAGGACAGCTCTGGCTCCACGAACTCCACGGAGTTCAGTGGCGGCTTGTTCAGTGAAAAGAAAC CTCGCGATGGGGCAGGCGTGACCCCAGGACTCCGCCGACGCCGGGAGAGAGCTGAGCGGCACAAGAGCTTCCTGAAGGAGCAACAGGAGGCGGCGGCCAATGGCATCTTTGCCGCCTTAGAGCAGCGTGAGGGTTTGG ATGTAGAGAGCGAGGACAAGCAGCTGCTGATGCAACTGAAAAGGGACCACACTGTCAAGGACCTCACCCAAAGGCTGACCAACCTGCCCATGAGTCCCACCCAGGAGCATCCCGCCAATCGCGCCATTGTGGGGGATATGTCCGGACTCATTTCGAAAGCCAAAGAGGGTCTGGCCAAGAGCAAGAGCAAGGGAGAGATTTCCAG ATCGTCTAGCGTCGATCAGGAGCTGAAGAAATCAGAGCCGAAAAAGTCAGAGAATGAGCTTCACTGGGAGGAGCTGGTGAGGAATATGACTCGGCCCCTGAATCTCTGCGATCTGGACTTTACGGACCTGCAGGACGATGATGAGAAGGACGTGCTGGCTCCTCGGGGTCTGGGTGCTGGTATACccccaccgccaccaccactgGGCGGTGTCATAGCCCCACCGCCCATGATGCCACCCAGTCTGGCACCACCGCCCATGTTCAGTTACGGCGGCAGTCTCACAAACAGCGTGAATAGCTCCTTGAACGGATCTGTGAACGGAGAGCTAATGAATGGAAATAATACCATCAAGAAGAACAAAAAGACG GTCAAGCTATTTTGGAAGGAAGTCCGCGAAGACATGATCCCCCAGGTGGTGGGCAAAACCATTTGGGATGAGCTGCCGGACGCCAATGTGGATACTCAGAAGCTCGAACATCTCTTTGAGTCCCGGGCAAAAGACTTGATGACCAAG AAACAACAAGAGCTGAACAAGAGCAAAGAGATCATCGTGCTCGACCACAAGCGCTCCAATGCCATCAACATCGCCATCACCAAGCTGCCGCCGCCCAGGGCCATCAAGGCGGCCATTCTGAAGATGGATGCCACCGTGGTGACCAGGGAGGGCATCGACAAGCTCCTCAACATGCTGCCCACGGACGAGGAGCGGGGCAAGATCCAGGAGGCGCAGCTTTCGAATCCGGAACTGCCTCTGGGAAGCGCCGAGCAGTTCCTCTTGACTTTGGCCTCCATTTCAGAGCTGGGAGCTCGCCTCAAGCTCTGGGCCTTCCGCCTGGACTTTGACAACAGTGAG AGAGAGATTGCCGAACCCCTGATGGACCTCAAGCAAGGCATTGAGATCCTGCGTCAGAATCGCACCTTCCGCTGCATCCTTTCCACCCTGCTCTCCGTGGGCATTTTCCTCAATGGAGCTCCAGTCAAGGGCTTCCAAATCGAGTATCTGGCCAAGGTGCCGGAGGTCAAGGACACCGTCCACAAGCACTCGCTGCTGCACCATCTCTGCCACATGGTCATGGAGTCGAGCAGCGACACCAGTGATCTCTACTCCGAAATCGGACCCATTACCAGGGCCTCCAAGGCGGACTTTACGGACCTGGCCCACAATCTCAACCAACTCGAGGCGGAATGCAAGGCCTCCTGGGATCGGCTGAAGCTGATTGCCAAACACGACTGCCCGCCGCCATTGAAGCAGAAGCTTGTGGACTTCTTGGCCGATTGTGCGGAGCGCATAATCATCCTGCAGATTGTCCACCGGCGTGTTATGAACCGCTATAGGAAGTTCCTACTGTGGCTGGGCATGCCGCAACACAGTGTGGCAGAGTCCCGTCCCAACGAGTTCTGCCGCACTCTCTCCGAGTTCGCCTTGGAGTACAGAACTACCAGGGAAAgagtgcagcagcagctggaGAAGAAGGCCAATCATCGTGAGAGAAACAAGACGCGGGGAAAGCTGATCATAGACATGGCCAAGTTCAAGACCAAAGAGGATGTGGCTGATGCGGAGTTGAA ACAACTTCTGGGCACTCCTAGTGCCGATCAGGCCGATGGCACTCTCACCTGGCGGCGGCGTCGTGCCGAGCAGCTCCGTTCCCCCATTTCCCGCCAAAGCGAAGAGTTCACCGACGGCGACGACGAGATACTGGAATCTCTGGTGAAGACTGCCACCAAGGCGCCGGGAACAAGGACCACGCCCAGAGAGCGTAAAAGGACACGACACGCAGACCGCAAATCAT TGCGTCGCACGCTGAAGAACGGTCTGACCGACGAGGAGAAACAGCATGTGGCTGCCTTGATACAAACCTATTAG